The Aliivibrio fischeri genome contains a region encoding:
- a CDS encoding OmpA family protein encodes MGTNKDGLLCQLGYFDENTAPEAVAKKQTFLRHKQPLTVSELNLDKPYSLMFPPLNVIGQLAETHTSVKALNDSLKDIYSNKLKVEEKYSKLIEFTISKIKVSQLAEPYEKEPGKPLTDQQNDYNAWYDKIIASEVKEIQGIITPVFHSLGVVFSSDLYVGAEVSLIKVKSKQDNSGEVEKVLATSFVTKPDPSDDKTSNPEDYKKITPSVVFNFDPKLIDDGYFLLRTRFWVEEYLERQKAILDEGIEVTFPDSVKQGQLKFEASIEHPDSKTVQDVYTYELHEKVTFKPISGFGKLAMVCGDLISLEECLIYQYPTALPSYSDFMTQQGNTVALKGTGIATLGVASAVQKTAQSYAQGFATKGIGVFGDLSSQQIATSVAKNIWGKLTVEGVLPEPLTAGASFLFGLQSVKEARNAFTKAVKVTERVQRFNLTTTQTIERMVRKSVINKPFMQNALKEMKENFQNQGASVSTRNLAASWFEGRAYTKLAKGLPIVDSIGSMYDFYQLVDKQGKLEKQSAKEQDNFDSAATDYLQKIVMVKAEADWAQQLLDATSILNNKGKEQIARIVSKNSQVIIHINFKFNSWELPNTGTTLRSDIDMVCERIAELLKAHPDYRIQIEGHAGRIGSNKANNLVAFNRADEIKNAIIIKADDKTLSERIITLSHGNTQPMSADNAKVDMSETGDDSALAIDRRVEISLLPPLYSLALPPSRTGMIDLEKIRQAKQAFDLGLDNNQKEQVSAVFNSLMGVAMLTPIAPVAAGVLLIKEGASIADSGLSFLDSMLTEGAYKDFKAKYKNINELNQLGKIHIEVLQLYRGLQEDIVSKRYTDKNKIVEFLKAQKTSRELQKRFLLRALALNGLIELLARISLGSSSNSDYKKELTSDRVQDYIETYILNDNWEAPLSSYNTMAQNWLNQVRNDNVSKSSSGANYFYGQQVNEYSYHSEYSRTKHLAKRAKIQGKFTTGFPVQTSLYMDDKESGFVDFAKLFDNKAQDVKSDDIGFSRLLVLKDRDDDKSWTPYSKWKEEGKTNRITPFTRVKLQVVLTKNASEDAKKFFKATLSYGCDRGWLDVNGPQYQVLLSAKEVSDLTVCGTSDNELISYYTQQLGDNYVADKEGTQTLTAVEFEPTYWFGEYEIPGLKPLFSGYSQWESFDSWKKDDKYKALSYFFKLNNNLLILDTSIEIPSSKGIEMKTIGSMGQTLSEIKQMKNIASHMKYGIDDNNTYGLQCHSDGSVDTSTKPLYLFDGLGNQSAVINEADLLVESFVKANESTKGAGKKPYIEGHVTPLAALNIGNKFEWFDKQKPINSQQFNWGKEQSASIYVALLADKDNSEDYKSIGFNLDKITMQLKLSIEEQDSIIGKADSKGKGPSYFSSVFHVMDINYELENIVKYSKGNTYKDIDSNYVEFDAQTEEKQSFVNFASQVFERVKGAPQSMLHVGTRTRKVYIMKFDLDYISPTGKKVKGLRPFGPILDDDTGEIYSSELRLFGLYQEGIDKVESKYLSGSPLSIALPESKSFYEGNLPWTQVGNKLDKVNISAQTKWESLQKKGKEEQKKWLKGWIKDKTETRSAPSEQGIS; translated from the coding sequence ATGGGCACGAACAAAGACGGTTTATTGTGTCAGCTAGGTTATTTTGATGAGAATACAGCACCTGAAGCCGTAGCAAAAAAACAAACCTTTTTGCGTCATAAGCAGCCATTAACTGTTAGTGAATTAAATTTAGATAAACCATATTCATTAATGTTTCCGCCATTGAATGTGATTGGACAACTGGCTGAAACACACACCAGTGTTAAAGCGTTAAACGATTCACTAAAAGATATTTATTCCAATAAATTAAAAGTTGAAGAAAAATATTCCAAATTAATTGAATTTACTATCAGTAAAATCAAAGTTAGCCAGTTAGCTGAACCTTATGAAAAAGAACCCGGTAAACCGCTGACAGATCAACAGAATGATTACAATGCTTGGTATGACAAAATTATAGCGAGTGAAGTAAAAGAGATTCAAGGCATCATTACTCCTGTTTTTCACTCGCTTGGGGTGGTGTTCAGCAGTGATTTGTATGTGGGAGCAGAAGTTTCTCTTATTAAAGTGAAATCAAAACAAGACAATTCAGGTGAAGTAGAAAAAGTCTTGGCCACGAGTTTTGTCACTAAACCTGATCCAAGTGATGATAAAACAAGTAACCCAGAAGATTATAAGAAAATAACACCTAGTGTCGTGTTTAATTTTGATCCTAAATTGATTGATGATGGTTATTTTCTGCTTCGTACGCGTTTTTGGGTCGAAGAATATTTAGAGCGACAGAAAGCAATTTTAGATGAAGGTATAGAAGTTACTTTTCCTGATTCAGTAAAGCAAGGGCAACTAAAATTTGAAGCTAGTATTGAGCATCCTGACAGCAAAACGGTACAAGACGTTTATACTTATGAACTGCATGAAAAAGTCACTTTTAAACCAATAAGCGGTTTTGGTAAGTTGGCTATGGTGTGTGGTGATTTGATCTCTCTTGAAGAGTGTTTAATTTATCAATACCCAACGGCATTACCTAGCTATTCTGATTTTATGACACAGCAAGGAAATACAGTGGCGTTAAAAGGCACTGGTATAGCCACGCTTGGTGTTGCATCCGCAGTGCAAAAGACAGCGCAATCTTACGCTCAAGGTTTTGCGACAAAAGGCATTGGTGTGTTTGGTGATTTATCTAGCCAGCAAATTGCGACCAGTGTGGCAAAAAATATTTGGGGTAAATTAACCGTTGAGGGTGTTTTACCTGAGCCACTTACTGCAGGAGCGAGTTTTTTATTTGGGCTGCAATCAGTTAAAGAGGCTCGTAATGCGTTTACAAAAGCGGTTAAGGTAACTGAAAGAGTACAACGATTTAATTTAACAACCACGCAAACTATAGAAAGAATGGTTCGTAAAAGTGTTATTAATAAACCGTTTATGCAGAATGCGCTAAAAGAAATGAAAGAAAACTTTCAAAACCAAGGAGCATCTGTTAGTACTCGAAACCTTGCTGCAAGCTGGTTTGAAGGAAGAGCTTATACAAAACTGGCTAAAGGCTTACCTATTGTAGATAGTATTGGCAGTATGTATGATTTTTATCAACTGGTAGATAAACAAGGTAAGTTGGAGAAACAGTCGGCCAAAGAACAAGATAACTTTGATAGTGCCGCTACAGACTATTTGCAAAAAATTGTGATGGTAAAAGCCGAGGCTGATTGGGCCCAACAACTTCTTGATGCAACATCGATTCTGAATAATAAAGGCAAAGAGCAAATAGCTCGTATTGTGTCAAAAAATTCGCAAGTAATTATTCATATCAATTTTAAGTTCAATTCGTGGGAACTACCGAATACCGGTACGACATTACGAAGTGATATTGATATGGTTTGTGAAAGAATTGCTGAATTATTAAAAGCACATCCAGATTATCGAATTCAAATTGAAGGTCATGCTGGACGAATAGGCAGTAATAAGGCAAATAACCTCGTTGCATTTAATCGTGCTGATGAAATTAAAAACGCGATAATAATTAAAGCCGATGATAAAACATTATCTGAACGTATTATTACTTTGTCACATGGCAACACTCAACCTATGAGTGCTGACAATGCCAAAGTAGATATGAGTGAAACAGGGGATGACTCAGCATTAGCTATTGATAGACGTGTTGAAATCAGTTTATTGCCACCTCTTTATTCGTTAGCTTTGCCGCCGAGTCGGACTGGTATGATTGATTTAGAAAAAATTCGTCAAGCCAAGCAAGCTTTTGATTTAGGATTAGATAATAATCAAAAAGAGCAAGTATCAGCGGTATTCAATTCTTTAATGGGTGTAGCAATGTTAACACCTATTGCTCCAGTTGCAGCTGGGGTTCTATTGATAAAAGAAGGAGCCAGTATTGCTGATAGCGGATTAAGCTTTTTAGATTCAATGTTAACTGAAGGGGCTTACAAGGATTTTAAAGCTAAATATAAGAATATTAATGAGTTAAATCAGCTAGGTAAGATTCACATTGAGGTATTGCAGCTGTATCGCGGCTTGCAAGAAGACATTGTAAGTAAAAGATATACTGATAAAAATAAAATAGTTGAATTTTTAAAGGCACAAAAAACATCTCGTGAGTTACAAAAACGCTTCTTGCTTCGAGCATTAGCATTAAATGGTTTAATTGAATTACTTGCCAGAATTTCATTAGGTAGCAGTTCAAATAGTGACTATAAAAAAGAACTCACAAGCGATCGAGTTCAAGACTATATAGAGACGTATATTCTTAATGATAATTGGGAAGCACCTTTATCTTCTTATAACACCATGGCTCAGAATTGGTTGAACCAAGTGAGAAATGATAACGTCAGTAAGTCATCGTCGGGCGCTAATTATTTTTATGGGCAACAAGTGAATGAATATTCTTACCATTCAGAATATTCACGAACAAAACATTTGGCTAAGCGAGCTAAAATTCAAGGTAAGTTTACGACTGGATTTCCAGTGCAGACCAGTTTGTATATGGATGATAAAGAGAGTGGTTTTGTGGATTTTGCTAAGTTGTTTGACAATAAAGCTCAAGACGTGAAATCTGATGATATTGGTTTTAGTCGTTTATTGGTACTTAAAGACCGAGATGATGACAAATCATGGACTCCTTATTCAAAGTGGAAAGAAGAAGGTAAAACGAACCGTATCACACCATTTACTCGTGTTAAATTACAAGTCGTATTAACTAAAAACGCTTCAGAAGATGCGAAGAAGTTCTTTAAAGCAACATTAAGTTATGGTTGTGATCGCGGTTGGCTTGATGTTAATGGCCCTCAATATCAAGTTTTGTTATCGGCAAAAGAAGTGTCTGATTTAACTGTGTGTGGGACTTCAGATAATGAGCTGATTTCATATTACACACAACAATTAGGTGATAACTATGTTGCGGATAAAGAAGGAACACAAACGTTAACTGCTGTTGAGTTTGAACCCACTTATTGGTTCGGTGAGTATGAAATTCCCGGTCTTAAGCCTTTGTTTTCTGGTTATTCGCAGTGGGAAAGCTTTGATTCATGGAAAAAAGACGATAAATATAAAGCGCTGTCATATTTCTTTAAGCTTAATAATAATTTATTGATACTCGATACCTCAATTGAAATACCTAGTTCAAAAGGTATTGAGATGAAAACTATCGGTTCGATGGGACAAACGCTTTCTGAAATCAAGCAAATGAAAAATATTGCTTCACACATGAAGTATGGCATTGATGATAATAATACCTATGGGCTTCAATGTCATAGTGATGGGAGTGTTGATACATCAACTAAACCGTTATATCTCTTTGATGGATTAGGTAATCAAAGTGCGGTAATTAATGAAGCTGATTTGCTCGTTGAAAGCTTTGTTAAAGCGAATGAAAGTACTAAAGGTGCTGGTAAAAAACCATATATAGAAGGGCATGTCACCCCGCTTGCTGCACTAAATATAGGAAATAAATTTGAGTGGTTTGATAAGCAAAAACCAATAAATTCGCAACAATTTAATTGGGGTAAAGAGCAATCAGCATCGATTTATGTGGCTTTATTAGCAGATAAAGATAATAGTGAAGATTATAAGAGTATTGGTTTCAATCTTGATAAAATCACTATGCAGCTAAAGTTAAGTATTGAGGAACAGGATTCAATTATTGGAAAGGCTGACTCAAAGGGAAAAGGGCCAAGTTATTTTAGTTCTGTTTTCCATGTTATGGACATTAATTATGAGCTTGAAAATATAGTGAAATATTCGAAAGGCAATACCTATAAAGATATAGACTCTAATTATGTTGAATTTGATGCTCAAACTGAAGAGAAGCAATCCTTTGTAAATTTTGCTTCTCAAGTGTTTGAAAGAGTTAAAGGTGCGCCACAATCAATGCTGCATGTAGGGACGCGAACTAGAAAAGTTTATATCATGAAATTCGATTTAGACTATATATCCCCAACAGGCAAAAAGGTAAAAGGATTAAGACCGTTTGGACCGATACTAGATGATGACACCGGTGAAATTTATTCTTCTGAATTACGTCTTTTTGGCTTATACCAAGAAGGTATTGATAAGGTTGAAAGTAAATATTTATCAGGTTCTCCATTATCAATAGCATTACCAGAAAGTAAGAGTTTTTATGAGGGGAATTTACCTTGGACTCAAGTAGGAAATAAATTAGATAAGGTCAATATATCGGCTCAAACAAAATGGGAATCTTTGCAGAAAAAAGGTAAAGAAGAACAGAAAAAATGGTTGAAAGGTTGGATAAAAGATAAAACTGAAACTCGATCTGCACCATCTGAACAAGGTATAAGTTGA
- a CDS encoding Ig-like domain-containing protein has product MIKLNKITAAITSVMFSGYLYAADASATSNIVTFVPGETKVQNGDMVSFNGDCFIAKNNPGVWESPTADSWFWDVAECSGEPNPGPGPNPGPNPTPDPDLGDIIPFIPGKTQVENGDVVSYENQCFIAQNNPGVWETPSASSWFWTLTECSDEPVNPEPEVTELSILAPTAGQVLTANEAISINAHVDGNLAAKVEFWANNTKLSEKTVNQNNTQYSQTWTPSEEGNATINVFVFDKNNQKIEQKSVSVTVKAEVTEDFVAPVVKFVTPANGSTINVTESLSISVNATDADNDLATLVVKANNKEICSFDAANTDTFACDWQPTQAGNVTLNAIATDAQDLSSTATVKITVEEDVVEPPVEPPVTPGDLCKDFNVYPDWTRGDHATGGDIMVHDNIAYSAIYWTKTIPGSDDSWALHLNCDGTEPGTAPLLSLPNPMDPVRLEVAGWPNTLVVASPATSAPTTLTIQASNSADLADFDKLTSTFVSIINAAAQAGSASIIINSDVLDKATRDNALSSSSISVKEALTQAMDITGNKIDIDDINALSNDLKGWANAHHLIISTLAPEASYGWSLSIGDFAFDTHSGRQSVWDEASSFSADLLNKLELYKAELATKADFIAFTKSNTTEALSSDQWHNALEYVKQVSDYVKTPVMLNNIPTDQASAYFMGDKSSKPQIRKAAFSNVFAILFDKNTAELTAKIERYQDAKMPLYYVGKTTENGKLTVIDELNNQLANAEDAMNNTAFLYETPQSQWIPSTVYKWADFMEGLNAMHNIGVAGNKFWLLDENVDDATNIKYAKVAIAAFLAQSMQETIRYNACDENNWSEIKYGAPADYPMSASCGQLGQKYADYGVNPISGLDHAYSCPRDDKMEVSALTHAKWYGAPAPVFAAPDAVLEERGLLVNGSVGRWTNNGHCNDVPTAVDTSKQVWERDTCKTYVDQKAGSFIWDGSSQESVQGCGWWGRGVIQTTGRQNFGTLNHYLGRSHVDPETIGKTIDGVVVEAPPENPLYAELDFCSNPGLICSSEENKEIKWIAGLFYWVTSVQAYPDESGQYGNWNYHNELKKYVDGGMKGTEFIDDVSGIVNRGCPDLVCSTGEVHNVKERRANFKLVLEQLGLNPQ; this is encoded by the coding sequence GTGATAAAATTAAATAAAATAACAGCCGCTATTACTAGCGTCATGTTCAGCGGATATTTATACGCCGCTGATGCAAGTGCAACTTCTAACATTGTTACTTTTGTTCCTGGTGAAACAAAAGTTCAAAATGGAGATATGGTTTCTTTCAATGGCGACTGTTTTATTGCTAAAAATAACCCAGGTGTTTGGGAATCTCCTACCGCGGATTCATGGTTTTGGGATGTTGCTGAATGTTCAGGTGAACCAAATCCAGGTCCGGGTCCAAATCCAGGACCAAACCCGACTCCAGATCCTGATTTAGGCGATATTATTCCGTTTATTCCAGGTAAAACTCAAGTTGAGAATGGCGATGTAGTTTCATACGAAAACCAATGTTTCATTGCTCAAAACAACCCAGGTGTTTGGGAAACACCAAGTGCAAGTTCTTGGTTCTGGACGCTAACAGAATGTTCTGACGAACCGGTAAATCCTGAGCCAGAAGTGACTGAACTGTCTATCCTTGCTCCAACGGCTGGACAAGTGTTAACCGCTAATGAAGCTATCTCAATCAATGCACATGTTGATGGTAACTTAGCTGCTAAAGTTGAATTTTGGGCGAACAATACCAAGCTTTCTGAAAAAACAGTAAACCAAAACAACACTCAATACTCTCAAACTTGGACGCCAAGTGAAGAAGGTAATGCGACGATTAACGTATTTGTTTTCGATAAAAATAACCAAAAGATCGAGCAAAAGTCAGTATCAGTTACTGTAAAAGCAGAAGTAACTGAAGATTTCGTTGCGCCTGTAGTTAAGTTTGTTACTCCAGCTAATGGTTCAACAATCAACGTTACTGAGAGCCTTTCAATTTCAGTGAATGCAACAGATGCTGATAACGATTTAGCGACACTGGTTGTTAAAGCAAACAACAAAGAAATCTGTTCATTTGACGCAGCAAATACAGACACATTTGCGTGTGACTGGCAACCAACTCAAGCTGGTAATGTAACTCTGAATGCTATCGCTACTGATGCACAAGATCTTTCTTCTACAGCAACAGTAAAAATCACTGTTGAAGAAGATGTGGTAGAGCCACCAGTAGAGCCGCCTGTAACTCCAGGTGACTTATGTAAAGACTTTAATGTTTATCCTGATTGGACTCGTGGTGATCACGCAACAGGTGGTGACATTATGGTTCATGATAACATCGCTTACTCAGCAATCTACTGGACTAAAACCATTCCAGGTAGTGATGACTCATGGGCTCTTCATCTAAATTGTGATGGTACTGAACCGGGCACTGCTCCGCTTCTTTCTCTACCAAACCCAATGGATCCAGTACGTCTAGAAGTTGCTGGCTGGCCAAATACATTAGTTGTTGCGAGCCCTGCTACTTCAGCACCAACGACATTAACGATCCAAGCAAGTAACAGTGCTGATTTAGCTGATTTCGATAAACTAACAAGCACATTTGTATCTATCATTAATGCTGCTGCACAAGCGGGTTCAGCATCTATTATCATCAACTCTGATGTTCTTGATAAGGCGACTCGTGATAATGCGTTATCTTCAAGCAGTATTTCTGTTAAAGAAGCACTAACACAAGCGATGGATATCACTGGTAATAAGATTGATATTGATGACATCAACGCTCTAAGCAATGATTTAAAAGGTTGGGCAAACGCTCATCACCTAATCATCTCTACTCTTGCGCCAGAAGCAAGCTACGGCTGGTCTCTAAGCATTGGTGACTTTGCTTTTGATACGCACTCAGGTAGACAATCTGTTTGGGATGAGGCGTCTAGTTTCTCTGCGGACTTACTGAATAAATTAGAGCTTTATAAAGCTGAACTAGCAACAAAAGCTGACTTTATTGCGTTCACAAAATCAAACACGACTGAAGCGTTATCAAGTGACCAATGGCACAATGCTTTGGAATACGTTAAGCAAGTTTCTGATTACGTGAAAACACCGGTAATGCTAAACAACATCCCAACAGATCAAGCTTCTGCTTACTTCATGGGTGACAAGTCTAGCAAACCACAAATCCGTAAAGCAGCATTCAGCAACGTGTTCGCAATTCTGTTTGATAAAAACACGGCTGAACTAACAGCTAAAATTGAACGCTACCAAGATGCTAAAATGCCACTGTACTACGTTGGTAAAACAACAGAAAACGGCAAACTAACGGTTATTGATGAACTAAATAATCAATTAGCAAATGCTGAAGACGCAATGAACAACACTGCATTCTTGTATGAAACGCCTCAATCACAATGGATTCCGTCTACGGTTTACAAGTGGGCAGACTTCATGGAAGGCTTGAATGCAATGCATAACATTGGTGTTGCAGGTAACAAGTTCTGGCTATTAGATGAAAACGTTGATGATGCTACAAACATCAAATATGCAAAAGTAGCGATTGCTGCGTTCCTAGCTCAAAGTATGCAAGAAACCATTCGTTACAATGCGTGTGATGAGAATAACTGGTCTGAAATCAAATACGGTGCTCCTGCTGATTACCCAATGTCTGCAAGCTGTGGTCAACTTGGTCAAAAATACGCAGATTACGGTGTTAACCCTATTTCAGGTTTAGATCACGCTTACTCTTGTCCTCGTGATGACAAAATGGAAGTAAGTGCCCTAACCCATGCGAAATGGTACGGTGCTCCAGCTCCTGTATTTGCTGCACCTGATGCTGTTCTTGAAGAGCGTGGTTTACTTGTAAACGGAAGTGTGGGTCGTTGGACAAACAACGGTCACTGTAATGATGTACCAACGGCTGTAGATACGTCTAAGCAAGTATGGGAACGTGATACATGTAAAACTTACGTTGATCAAAAAGCGGGTAGCTTTATTTGGGATGGCAGCAGCCAAGAAAGCGTTCAAGGTTGTGGCTGGTGGGGCCGTGGTGTAATTCAAACTACAGGTCGTCAAAACTTCGGTACACTTAACCACTACTTAGGCCGTTCACACGTTGATCCTGAGACAATTGGTAAAACAATTGATGGTGTTGTTGTTGAAGCGCCACCAGAGAACCCGCTATACGCTGAACTGGATTTCTGTTCAAACCCAGGCTTAATTTGTAGCTCTGAAGAGAACAAAGAAATCAAGTGGATTGCTGGTCTATTCTACTGGGTTACATCAGTACAAGCGTACCCTGATGAGTCTGGTCAATACGGTAACTGGAACTACCACAACGAGCTTAAGAAGTATGTTGATGGTGGTATGAAAGGTACTGAGTTTATCGATGATGTATCTGGTATCGTAAACCGTGGTTGTCCTGATTTAGTGTGTTCTACTGGTGAAGTACATAACGTTAAAGAACGTCGTGCTAACTTTAAACTGGTACTAGAGCAATTAGGCCTTAACCCACAATAA